The following is a genomic window from Mya arenaria isolate MELC-2E11 chromosome 4, ASM2691426v1.
TTTGGATGTACAATAGAATTGATATCTATGATAGGATGAAAACAAACCTCCCAAACACTGTATGTTTTCCATCAAGATGTCTGGCAGATCGGAATGTTatgaaactgaaaaataaaaaaatatcaaaatttactcattttttttttatttcctcactcaatttatttctatttcctATCAAATCATCAGCAACATCATATATTACACCTACAAAGGAATATGTAGTCTTTAACATCCAATCTCACACAGTCACAGGCCCCAAAAATGAACACAGAGTTTAGTTATGACAATAAGGAACATGAATAGCAAAGTCATGTCAAATAcacttttaatttaatacaatGCTGGATCTGACAGAAAAGGGTTAATACATACAATTGGGACTTGTTGGTGTCAGGTCCAGAGTTTGCCATGGAGAGAACACCACGGCCCGAGTGGGTCAAGTTGGGTTTGAACTCATCCTTGAACGTCCCGCCCCATGCTGACTCCCCTCCTATTTGTGTttacaatacaattatatgttgatgtgcacacatatatatatattgaggtATGTTCTAGATTTATGGTTTCTTAAATAGTAAAGCAggatgaaaaatgaaaacacctAAGTGAATAAcctaaacataaacaaatgacaTTAGTGCCAAGACATGCCTTTAAGTATATACGCAtgtgcatgtacatgtagtcCATGTAGTCATCCGTATCAAGCCAAGTCATCAAATCAATTGTTCTTATTCAATCCCACACCACATGTCTAAATATTTTGCAAGGAAACAGGAGTCAACTCACCTTTACCAGTGCCTTCCGGGTCACCACCTTGAATCTGAAGTAATTGAAggcttaattgaaataaaactatcaaataGATGCTACTGTACAACTGTAAACACACAATGTGGTGGATAGTCTGATGGAATGTGGCACTTTTTGAAAGAATGCACACATGACTTGGTAACTTTTAAATGCAACATGAAATGGAAACTAGCATGAACATTACAGTTGTATATCACAATAATCTGAACACTGTAtgtatccatccatccattcttgccaatacaaatacaattcacGTTTCCCAAGACATTTGCCAAAGATAAACATAGTAATATGGAGCATTAAACTTGAAATCTAAGTACTCATTCAAGGCTTCTGACATATCATGCCACAACATTTATATGCcatgtttgattaaaaattgTAACTGCGTTCCAATTATAAATAGTGATGATTTATCATCATGTTACCATGAAGTTTCTAATTATGCGATGAAATACGGTGTTATCATAGTAGCCTCTCTTGGTCAGCTTGATGAAATTCTCACATGTCTTTGGAACCTGAATATATAAAGAGAGGAAATAGCAGCCAAGTGCATAAAACTGGAATTACTTGTCCTTTTGGCTAGTTAGCAAATTCAAATGATTGGATTGGTTAATACGGTAGTTGTTATTGGatacatattgaccaatcaataaatattatttctatcTTTAACCACACCAAACTATTAACCAAATGATATAACTGGCTTCTAAGACAGCCTACCATTACACCAAAACACAAAAGGGaataatattctttttaattcaaCAGTGTTCACTAATAAAAGACTCAGCATATTTACAACAGATTAGCAAATACCACCTAGtatcatacaaatataaacaattaagtgCTACAAACATTAATGTTTGCTCTGACCCATACCATGTCACAATGAAGTTCGAGATTCAGTGGTCCGCGGTTGGTGAGCAGACGAACATAGCCCTTCTTCTTTAATCTTTCATATCGGATAATGTCCTCATCAATGATTGCTGTGAaaaacaactacatgtacatatgttgTCCCCATCCTTCGCTTTGATAAAGGAAAAAGCATAAAAACTAGAGCATTCACTGGATGTGATAAATACCCCCACCACACCTCCTTTTTGTAATAAGAAGTATCAATGGGAGTGATGTATACTCCTTCAATGCACTACGTTGGTGAGAAGTCATCAATTAAGTTAATTGTCCTAAGTTCTTCAGCACTTCTCCTCAACAAGGTCAACgtgtgtatgaagtttgaagtcattACCTCCAAAACATATGGAGTTATGGCAAAAAGTAGACTTGTACGAgtaaaattataacaataaaacaataactctaaaaataccaTACACATAATAATGTGACTGTTGCACAGCACTTCACATCAACACAGTCAATAGGTGTATGCagtttaaatcaatacatatggAGCTATGGACTTGATGTCAGTAGACAGATGAACAGACTGACAGAGGGGACAAGGTGATTCCTTTATAGTTGAATATTTAATGGTCTTAGATCACTTTTACCGGTAGTTTggaattcattttatatgatgGGATTATTTTTAATCCAAAGTGTGAAGCTTAGAACACATATTCAAAGTTGCCCTCTGAACAAATTgaactaataaaaataatatgtcaataactttttttgtaagtaaaaaaaaaaaggcaGCCAAATTTCATGTATTACATGAACACATTcacagaaataaaaatcaagGTTATTTTCCTCCACTtcacaaaagaaatattatattcaGCTATCGTTATGACTCTGTTAATATACCTGCTTCATGTTGAGTGGTGGGCTCCATAGCAGTAGAGGTGAACGAGGCAGAAACCGCCCCCGTTGAGTAGTGCGCCTACACGGTATATACAAACTTTGTTTAGCTCATAATTatggattttttattttatggattttttattttaaaattatgaaatttaaaaaaatattttgtttgaatgtgTAGCttctgatttttcttttaaatgtaacaatCATAACAATACAGATTGAGAATTAAGTATAATTCAAGACTGGAAGACACAAATTCTAATTTATTGCTTGACAATTGCTAATTTACTATTGGCTACATGTATCTAGTTTTAATACTCACAGAGTTGAATTTGTCAGCTACTTTTTTGGTTTCTGTTCTTTTTTCCTTGAAAAACAAAGTAACATGATATGACAACTCATCCAAAGTTGATATAATTCATTCATAACAAAAGAAGAAAAGTTTAGTAACATTTTCACTATAAACCAAAATCAAGAATATTTGTAGAAAAGGGTAGttgaaaagatttgaaaatatgtAAGGCTCTATTAGGTTTCATGGTAACATCATGTCCACATGTTCTTCAGGTCAATGACATTACAAGTATGTGATGCCCCTTTTAAACTAATCAACACACATTGGCTCATGCCATCAATAACATGTCAAGTAGTCAGTCACATGCAAAGTATGAATGCAGCAAAAAGCCCTCCAAagtacatgcacatgtatatcaagtacCCAGTACTCATTTATGAATTAAGTTTTAATCATGTCAGGTAGCTGGAAGTCAATTTCCAGTCAGGTACTCACAGGAGCTTTATACTCCTTCTCCAATGTGGCCAGCACATCGCGCGTCTCAGCGTTGATCGTCTTCAATCGGTTCTTAGGATCCTTAGAGGATACATCttcatctgaaaaaaaaatgtccaggGGCTcaccaaaatatattattctagttgttgaaaagtttatttcaaatagaaagCAAAGTAACAACAACTTGATTTCCTTATTTTAATCTATACTCAACCTATAGTGCAGGGCCTCACTTCTCGAAACTTCCAAAGTCCCTAATAACAGGATAGGTAAATCTTAGCTCACtacttttgttttggtatattttgcGTAATACATGCTTCTGTTAGAATATTTGGACTTAAAATACCAATTACCGttgataatgataattacaataaagcattttttattaatccAAATCAGATTTAAGAATTATTTTGGCAAATTAAAATAAGGAATATAAGTCTGTCAAGCATAAGAACATATGAGATGTTGAAATAAGACCTATACAAAAGATGTTCACTTATCAGACAAGTGAAAAAGGATTTTGAATTTTAACTTTGTATTGCATCCTACATTTTAGAAGTTTGCATGTGAGAGATATGTTTTCATTACTACATTTACCATCCTCGGTGACTTTGAGGCCTTTCTGCACATGGTAGAACTTCTGGATGTTAAATTTGTCTAGGTTAGTTGGGTCCTGCAATAAGAACATGGGCCTCAACATTTCAGCAGAaataactagagctgtcacaggagtgacaaCTACCCCAGCAAGCCAGTCAAAGATATGGGTCACATGTTATATACTTAAATTCTGACAGAGAGAAAGTCAATTATAATTATGTCCAATCTTTTTTTGGGTGAAAGTCCCAGAGTTTTGACATATTCTTCTGGCTTTCCGCAAATGTATGCTCAAAATTCAtatgttaataataaattatcattgttaagttattttgattaggcctaaaaaaaaaaatatgtccgtttcgggtaacccaaccctacctataaaaatgcgccgaccctaactatttttttccgtttctgagcaaaaaaatattcgttagcgagtAGAGAGtaacgaagggcggataaatgcagattttaatcagaattattgtttatatgataaaacaaagtcaggcaatgacagtaatgtaggaaagactgccatgtacaagaaaacactctgaacttacgacagatattgaaaaaaaaaaactaaataaaaaaatccctacctaccctacctagaaattttgggaaggttaccctaaacaaacaattattttttttggcctttcACTATAAAAGGACCATATTTTCTATCATTTATTAATGTGTTAATTAAGACATTTAAAGCTGGTCTAATGTGCCACCTGTATTGTAATAAGGTCTTTCCTGGTGAATGGTTCATCTGTAAGTAGATCCCTCCAGAagtttgttttgacatttagtCTCTCCACAGCCTGAAgggaatgggcaaaacttgttGTAAGAATCATCATAgatttttaagtttaatgatttattttacagtgattgccaaacatattgtattgtatacagCAAAAGACTACTCATGCGTGTATACTatgtgataaattgcatcataaatgctacgttgtGGTGtagtaaaaataaagttatatttgaatcaagtcttcattttaagcaaaatattgccttcccgcgtagcatatatgatgtaatttatcatgtggtatacacacactgctacTGCATTATGTggaatacatgcattttctttaagtgaatttttttgtgcatatcgatagatttttttattgtagtTTTCTAACATAATTACTTTTCCTCCTTCCATGATAATACCATGTATCATTGTGGccatgttaatattatataatatgatacattttatgtttttgtcaagaaactggTTACACCATGTTAACAACAATAAGCACT
Proteins encoded in this region:
- the LOC128231435 gene encoding RING-type E3 ubiquitin-protein ligase PPIL2-like, whose protein sequence is MGKKQHQKDKLYLTTTEWKNQFGGYKGKQVKNQDFRRLPFSCCTLSMQPFENPLCTKDGVIYDLMSIVPFLKKYGINPVTGDKLSAKELVRLNFHKNADGKYHCPVTFKVFNENTHIVAVRQTGNVFANEAVERLNVKTNFWRDLLTDEPFTRKDLITIQDPTNLDKFNIQKFYHVQKGLKVTEDDEDVSSKDPKNRLKTINAETRDVLATLEKEYKAPEKRTETKKVADKFNSAHYSTGAVSASFTSTAMEPTTQHEAAIIDEDIIRYERLKKKGYVRLLTNRGPLNLELHCDMVPKTCENFIKLTKRGYYDNTVFHRIIRNFMIQGGDPEGTGKGGESAWGGTFKDEFKPNLTHSGRGVLSMANSGPDTNKSQFFITFRSARHLDGKHTVFGRVVGGLETLDAMEKIEADKKDRPQKEIRIEATAVFVNPYEEVDEELANEREDELSRQAAAEAEKRKPKSRKEEPKIEHKVFSAGVGKYINPSTLKRKMAETEATVSSSEGTKKKVKTKTSLSDFSAW